ACGTCAGAATGACGCCGGAAGCTCCGTTCCAAGAGGCGAAGGCTTCTGTTGACCTGACCAAATCAGAAGTGATCGTAGCTATCGGACGCGGGATCAAGTCTCAAGAGAACATCGCCGTTGCTGAACAGCTCGCCGAAGTTCTGGGTGCGGACATCGCCGCGTCGCGGCCCATTTGCGACAACGAATGGCTGCCGATCGACCGTCAGATCGGTTCGTCGGGACAGACTGTCGCTCCGAAACTTTACATCGCTCTCGGTATCTCCGGCGCGATCCAGCACATAGTCGGAATGAAGAACGCTTCGACCATTGTTGCTATCAACAAAGACGCCGAAGCACCGATATTCGATATCGCTGATTACGGCATCGTCGGAGATCTGTTCGAGGCTGTTCCGGTACTGGTTGAAGAGATCAAAAAGGCGAAAGGTTGATTTAGACAGCCTTTTGGGTTTGAATAAGGGAGCGGTTTTCGGCCGTTCCCTTTTTTATGAGATTCTTAACGATCATCGCGGTGCTGCTTTTCGCGGCTACTTCGTCATTTGCTCAAAACGCGGACATTCTGCTTCTGAATGGAAAGATCTGGACGGCCGAATCCGCAGACAAATTTGTCGAGGCGGCTGCGATCCGCGGTGAGAAAATAATCGCCGCTGGCAGCAACGCCGCTGTCTCGAAACACCGTAGTTCGAATACGAAGGTGATCGATCTGAAATGGCGATTCGCGATGCCCGGTATCAACGATGCTCATGCTCATTTTTTAAGTGCGTCAATGACCGCGACGCAAGTAGATCTTTCCGAAGCGGCTACATTGGAAGAGGCGCAGGCTGCGATCCGCAAGTTTGCCGCAGAGAATCCGAATGCACCTTGGATCACTGGATTCGGTTGGCAGTACGCGATCTTTCCGAATGCTCGCCTGCCGCTGCGAGGCGACATCGACGCAGTAATTTCAGACAGGCCGGTGTTTTTGTCGGCATACGACGGCCACACGGGATGGGCGAACTCAAAAGCTCTTGAAATAGCGGGCGTGACAAAAGCCACGGAATTCTCGGGATTCGGTGAGGTTGTCCGCAATGAAAAAGGCGAGCCCACAGGTGTTTTCAAGGAAAGCGCAATGGGCTTGGTTCGATCAAAGATCCCGCGGCCCACACGAGAACAGCAGATCGAAGCATTAAAACGTGGTTTCAAGAATGCACAGTCCCTAGGCATAACGAGTATTCAGAATGCACATGGCGGACAGGGAGAGACCGAACTCTACGCCGATCTGCTGAAGAGTAACGAACTCGGCTTGCGGACACACATAGCATTTAGTGTAAATCCGCGAACAACGCAGGCAGACATCGACGCGATCGTTGCGGCAGCGAAGAATTTTTCTTCGCCGATGCTTCGCGTTGGGGCCATAAAAATAATGGTGGACGGCGTGGTTGAATCTTACACGGCAGCGATGTTGGAACCCTACACCAATAGACCCGACACTATGGGCGAACCGTCGTACACGCAGGAACAGCTAAACAATGTCGTGCAGATGGCGGACAAGGCCGGGCTGCAGATCTATGTTCATGCGATCGGCGACCGCGGCGTCCGGATGGCATTGGATGCTTTCGAGAACGCGATACGCGTGAACGGCCGCCGCGATTCTCGATTTCGCATCGAGCATATCGAAACGGTCCAATACGCCGACATAAAGCGATTCAAAGAACTCGGCGTGATCGCATCGATGCAGCCGATCCATGCCGACCCGGCCACTATAAATGTTTGGTCCGACAATATCGGCGCTGACAGGACAAGCCGGGCGTTTGCGTGGCGGGCAATGGAGCAGGCCGGAGTAAAGGTCATATTTTCGAGCGACTTTCCTGCGGCTATCAGCATGAGCCCGTGGCGTGGGCTTCACAGCGCGGTCAATCGTCAGACGATCAACGGCTTTCCGGCGAACGGGTGGCTAAAGCAGTGGAGCGTGCCTGTTTCAACGGCCCTTTTTGCCTATACGGCAAATGGTGCGTTCGCGTCGTTCGAAGAGGGAAAGAAGGGTAAGATCGCAGCGGGAATGTTTGCGGATTTGATCGTTTTGGATCGCAACCCGTTCGAGATAGCGCCTTCTGATCTGTACAGGATCAATGTTGAAACCACTATAATCGGCGGCAATCTGGTATTCGAAAAATCGAGATGATGATCAGCTGGAGGAAGACCCCAAAGACAAGATGAGCCCGCGAAAAACACGAAAAACACGAAATCGTAGTTCTCCTCTTTCGTGTTTTTCGCGTATTTGGCAGGAATTGTGCCCTAGACTGATGCGGTTATCGCGGCGTCGAAAATTTCAAGTGCGACGTCAACGTTCTCCTTGGTCAAAACAAGCGGCGGCGACCAGCGTATCGTGCTTGTCCCGCAGCCGAGGATTATGAGGCCGCGTTCGTAGCAGGCGTATTCGATGCGATCGCGAAGTTCGGCATCGGGTGAACCGTCATCTTTCACGAATTCCACGCCAAGCATTAGCCCGAGTCCGCGGACATCGCCAATGCAGTCGTGCTTTTCTTTTAGCCGGTTCAAACCTGCTTCGAGGTATGCACCGACCTCGCGAGAGTTTTCAACCAGGCCGCCTTCCAGTAGTTCAATGGTCTTCAGAGCGGCCGCAAGTGCGACAGGATTGCCGCCGAACGTCGATGCGTGTGCTCCTTTGTGCCAATCCATAATATCGGCACGAGCGACGCAAGCTCCGACGGGCATGCCCGAACCCAAGCCTTTTGCAAGACACATGATGTCGGCCTTGACGCCCTCGTGATGATCGAGAGCGAACATCTTGCCCGTGCGGCCCATGCCGGACTGCACCTCATCGATGATCAGCATTATGCCGTGTTCATCACAGATGCGGCGGATCTCGCGGACGACCTCGGGCGGTGCGGGAACGTAGCCGCCTTCGCCCTGCACGACCTCCAGAATGATGCCGGCGACCTCTTGGGGCGGCGTCGTCGTGTTGAACAAGGTGTTCTTGATCCAGTCGGTCGTGCCCATGCAGCACGAGCCGTCGCCGCACTTTCCTTTATTGAACGGACAGCGGAAGCAGTTCGGATACGGCACATGGACCACGTCCAACGCCTGCCGCATAAAACCGAGCCGCTGTGCTTTCTTGGACGAGGTCAACGAAAGTGCACCGAGCGTGCGGCCGTGGAATGAGCCGAAAAATGAGATGAATTTCTGGCGGCGTGTGTGATACATCGCAAGCTTTAATGCCGTTTCGATGGCCTCGGCACCGCTGTTCGCGAAGTGCGTCTTTGTAGGGCCATCGATCGGGACGATCTCGTTCAGCTTCT
This sequence is a window from Acidobacteriota bacterium. Protein-coding genes within it:
- a CDS encoding acetyl ornithine aminotransferase family protein — translated: MMPTQELKRPIIKTELPGPQSLEIINADAQFVTPSYPRPDYKLVAESAEGVWITDPDGNVFLDCNAGVAVCSTGHCHPEIVAAIQKQAAELIHLCGTDYYYRHMPELGKKLNEIVPIDGPTKTHFANSGAEAIETALKLAMYHTRRQKFISFFGSFHGRTLGALSLTSSKKAQRLGFMRQALDVVHVPYPNCFRCPFNKGKCGDGSCCMGTTDWIKNTLFNTTTPPQEVAGIILEVVQGEGGYVPAPPEVVREIRRICDEHGIMLIIDEVQSGMGRTGKMFALDHHEGVKADIMCLAKGLGSGMPVGACVARADIMDWHKGAHASTFGGNPVALAAALKTIELLEGGLVENSREVGAYLEAGLNRLKEKHDCIGDVRGLGLMLGVEFVKDDGSPDAELRDRIEYACYERGLIILGCGTSTIRWSPPLVLTKENVDVALEIFDAAITASV
- a CDS encoding amidohydrolase yields the protein MRFLTIIAVLLFAATSSFAQNADILLLNGKIWTAESADKFVEAAAIRGEKIIAAGSNAAVSKHRSSNTKVIDLKWRFAMPGINDAHAHFLSASMTATQVDLSEAATLEEAQAAIRKFAAENPNAPWITGFGWQYAIFPNARLPLRGDIDAVISDRPVFLSAYDGHTGWANSKALEIAGVTKATEFSGFGEVVRNEKGEPTGVFKESAMGLVRSKIPRPTREQQIEALKRGFKNAQSLGITSIQNAHGGQGETELYADLLKSNELGLRTHIAFSVNPRTTQADIDAIVAAAKNFSSPMLRVGAIKIMVDGVVESYTAAMLEPYTNRPDTMGEPSYTQEQLNNVVQMADKAGLQIYVHAIGDRGVRMALDAFENAIRVNGRRDSRFRIEHIETVQYADIKRFKELGVIASMQPIHADPATINVWSDNIGADRTSRAFAWRAMEQAGVKVIFSSDFPAAISMSPWRGLHSAVNRQTINGFPANGWLKQWSVPVSTALFAYTANGAFASFEEGKKGKIAAGMFADLIVLDRNPFEIAPSDLYRINVETTIIGGNLVFEKSR